A stretch of Oryza brachyantha chromosome 4, ObraRS2, whole genome shotgun sequence DNA encodes these proteins:
- the LOC102701259 gene encoding uncharacterized protein LOC102701259 has protein sequence MASYAAQLKDMFFGLVERVTGYGRGEDNKDGAAGVEEPSKSASEEVLRSEEVVTAQHNVIRSRGGDPQVSGGAKPGINAVGI, from the exons ATGGCCAGCTACGCGGCGCAGCTCAAGGACATGTTCTTCGGCCTCGTCGAGCGCGTCACCGGCTATGGCCGCGGCGAAGACAACAAGGACGGTGCTGCAG GTGTAGAGGAGCCCAGCAAGTCGGCATCTGAAGAGGTCTTGCGCAGTGAAGAGGTTGTGACTGCGCAGCACAATGTGATCAGATCAAGAGGAGGAGATCCGCAAGTGTCAGGAGGGGCAAAGCCAGGGATCAATGCCGTTGGCATCTAG
- the LOC102702089 gene encoding shikimate kinase 3, chloroplastic: protein MDAGVGLRAKPGAWAGLGNPHRPSAARVPARFAAERPARPLVLGSDCRSHGARLKVSCSRKPAGIEKVYYSADEALILKQKAEDVIPYLNDRCVYLVGMMGSGKTTVGKILAEVLGYSFFDSDKMVEKAVGISSVAEIFQLHSEAFFRDNESEVLRDLSSMHRLVVATGGGAVIRPINWSYMKKGLTIWLDVPLDALARRIAAVGTASRPLLHQESGDPYAKAYAKLTSLFEQRMDSYANADARVSLEHIAVKQGHNDVTILTPSAIAIEALLKMESFLTDKAMVIN, encoded by the exons ATGGACGCCGGTGTGGGTCTCCGGGCGAAGCCCGGCGCCTGGGCCGGACTCGGAAACCCACACCGCCCTTCCGCTGCGAGGGTTCCGGCGAGGTTCGCGGCggagaggccggctcggccgcTGGTTTTGGGCTCCGATTGCCGGAGCCACGGCGCCAGATTGAAGGTTTCGTGTTCCAGGAAACCGGCAG GTATTGAGAAAGTATATTACTCTGCTGATGAGGCTCTTATCCTAAAG CAAAAGGCTGAGGATGTGATACCTTATTTGAATGACCGGTGTGTTTACCTAGTTG GAATGATGGGTTCTGGCAAAACTACAGTTGGGAAGATATTAGCTGAAGTATTAGGCTATTCTTTCTTTGACag TGACAAGATGGTTGAGAAGGCTGTTGGGATATCATCTGTTGCTGAAATCTTTCAGCTCCACAGTGAAGCATTCTTCAGAGATAATGAG AGTGAGGTTCTAAGGGATTTGTCATCAATGCATCGCTTAGTTGTTGCAACTGGCGGTGGTGCTGTGATCCGACCAATCAATTG GAGTTACATGAAGAAAGGGTTAACAATCTGGTTAGATGTTCCATTGGATGCACTGGCAAGAAGGATTGCTGCAGTAGGAACTGCTTCTCGGCCCCTCTTGCATCAAGAATCTGGTGATCCTTATGCAAAG GCGTATGCAAAACTTACTTCACTTTTTGAACAAAGAATGGACTCATATGCTAATGCTGATGCCAGGGTTTCCCTCGAAC ATATTGCAGTCAAACAAGGACATAATGATGTGACAATACTTACACCAAGTGCCATTGCTATTGAG GCATTGCTAAAGATGGAGAGCTTTCTTACTGATAAGGCAATGGTCATAAACTAA
- the LOC102701537 gene encoding stress enhanced protein 2, chloroplastic, with amino-acid sequence MAAAARAIICEMTPNQRAGVAPPSSQQATRRDGGKIVLQPRLCTLRSYSAGSGLVARRRLVGEEVIGGGADGAGSSPFFVSLADYIDSTRKSQDFETISGRLAMVAFAAAVAVELTTGNSLFKKLDMQEIEEAAGVCLAVVAGAAAFAWVSSARTRIGLMFTLGCSAFVDSLIDNIVEALFSEGELQDWSDDV; translated from the exons atggcggccgcggcgcgcgcgatCATCTGCGAGATGACGCCGAACCAGAGGGCGGgggtggcgccgccgtcgtcgcagcAGGCGACGAGGCGGGACGGCGGGAAGATCGTGCTCCAGCCACGGCTCTGCACGCTCCGTTCGTacagcgccggcagcggcctggtggcgcggaggcggctggtgggggaggaggtgatcggcggcggcgcggacggcgCCGGGTCCTCTCCGTTCTTCGTGTCGCTCGCCGACTACATCGACAGCACCCGCAAGAGCCAGGACTTCGAGACCATCTCCGGCCGCCTCGCCATG GTGGCgttcgcggcggcggtggcggtggagttGACGACGGGGAACTCGCTGTTCAAGAAGCTGGACATGCAGGAGAtcgaggaggcggccggggTGTGCCTCGCCGtggtggccggcgccgccgcgttcgCGTGGGTCTCGAGCGCACGCACCAGGATCGGCCTGATGTTCACGCTTGGCTGCAGCGCCTTCGTCGACTCACTCATCGACAACATCGTCGAGGCGCTCTTCTCCGAGGGCGAGCTGCAGGACTGGTCCGACGACGTATGA
- the LOC102701813 gene encoding uncharacterized aarF domain-containing protein kinase At1g71810, chloroplastic, translating to MLLLHQRPLPAPALRSEPAVRAPPPRLWRRWRRRRPPVPPLASASASASAAVYTVGNSDEDAFTRCSGYLFEEGAATEGELPAAYDLRGIAAVYRRRPLLVLRRTLQIGTSFGRWFALRYLDRANERSDDMFEIRAAQLRRILLELGPTFVKIAQAVSSRPDVIPPAYLDELSLLQDRIAPFSTEVAFNIIETELGLTLDMIFSEISPEPVAAASLGQVYQARLRSNRKVVAVKVQRPGVQAAISLDIYILRFLAGVARKAGKLNTDLQAVIDEWASSLFREMDYRAEARNGLKFRELYGKFRDVLVPEMYLEQTRRRVLIMEWVEGEKLSEVRDQYLVEVGVYCSLSQLLEYGFYHADPHPGNLLRTVDGKLAYLDFGMMGEFRQELRDGFIEACLHLVNRDFDGLAKDFVTLGLLPPTAQKDEVTNALTGVFQNAVDRGVQNISFGDLSGNLGRTMYKFKFQIPSYFSLVIRSLAVLEGIAISFNPNYKVLGSSYPWIARKVLTDSSPKLRSTLQTLLYKDGNFQIDRLESLLTESLRARTEQSLTRNQQEETDSSRFAIKQVLSFTLTEQGAFVKDLLLQEIAKGLDALGVATLSSATSAAASRLPFALPSPSPSLDNEDATNLRNLHRLLLLLSKVPQKEESSPIPGYNGNGEEIDDKDEVSLVLYEMRFLPEFLPVLSVIPELPAESQQQFLLLPADLTNRVLSRAVARTIRRLFI from the exons ATGCTTCTCCTCCACCAACGTCCGCTCCCGGCTCCGGCGCTGCGATCCGAGCCCGCGGTCCGTGCCCCACCGCCTCGCCtttggcggcggtggcggcggcggcggcctcctgtCCCCCCGCTCGCCTCAGCCTCCGCTTCCGCGTCCGCCGCTGTGTACACCGTTGGTAACTCCGACGAGGACGCGTTCACCAGGTGCTCCGGGTACCTCTtcgaggagggcgcggcgacCGAGGGGGAGCTCCCCGCCGCGTACGATCTCCGCGGCATCGCCGCCGTCTACCGCCGCAGGCCGCTCCTCGTGCTCCGGCGGACTCTGCAGATTGGCACCTCCTTCGGCCGATGGTTTGCGCTGCGCTACCTCGACCGCGCGAATGAGCGGTCCGATGACATGTTCGAG ATCAGGGCTGCTCAGCTTAGGAGGATACTATTGGAACTTGGCCCG ACATTTGTGAAGATTGCACAGGCAGTTTCGTCGCGACCG GATGTGATTCCGCCTGCATACCTTGACGAACTTTCACTACTTCAAGACCGTATAGCGCCATTTTCAACTGAGGTTGCTTTTAACATTATAGAAACGGAGCTTGGGTTGACACTGGACATGATTTTCTCAGAGATATCACCAGAGCCTGTTGCCGCTGCATCTCTTGGGCAG GTTTACCAAGCCAGACTTCGTTCCAACAGGAAGGTTGTTGCTGTCAAAGTACAAAGACCTGGAGTTCAAGCAGCGATTTCCTTGGATATCTACATCTTGAGATTCCTTGCTGGTGTGGCCAGGAAGGCCGGCAAACTGAACACTGACCTTCAG GCTGTGATTGATGAATGGGCATCAAGTCTATTTCGG GAGATGGATTACAGAGCAGAAGCAAGAAATGGGCTTAAGTTCAG GGAATTGTATGGGAAATTTCGAGATGTTCTTGTTCCAGAAATGTATCTGGAACAGACAAGAAGACGAGTCCTTATCATGGAATGGGTTGAG GGGGAAAAACTGTCAGAAGTCAGAGATCAATATTTGGTTGAG GTCGGAGTATACTGTTCGCTTTCTCAGCTTTTGGAATATGGATTTTATCATGCAGATCCACATCCTGGAAATCTATTGCGCACAGTTGATGGGAAGCTAGCGTACTTAG ATTTCGGAATGATGGGGGAATTCCGGCAAGAACTTCGTGACGGATTTATTGAAGCCTGTCTTCATCTTGTTAACCGTGATTTTGATGGTTTAGCAAAAGATTTTGTTACTCTTGG TCTACTTCCTCCAACTGCTCAGAAAGATGAAGTGACAAACGCATTGACAG GTGTATTTCAAAATGCTGTTGACAGAGGGGTGCAAAACATAAGCTTTGGTGACCTGTCAGGGAATCTTGGTCGAACTAT GTATAAATTCAAGTTCCAGATACCTTCCTACTTCTCTCTTGTAATTCGAAG CCTTGCGGTCTTGGAAGGCATTGCAATCAGCTTCAATCCCAACTATAAAGTCTTGGGCAGTTCATACCCATGGATTGCAAGAAAAGTTCTCACAGATAGCTCACCAAAACTTAGATCAACTTTGCAGACGCTTCTTTATAAG GATGGCAATTTCCAGATTGACCGTTTGGAGTCTCTGCTAACAGAG TCGCTTCGAGCCAGAACAGAGCAGTCCTTGACCAGGAATCAGCAAGAGGAAACTGATAGTTCAAGATTTGCAATTAAACAAGTTTTGTCATTTACACTTACTGAACAG GGTGCCTTTGTGAAGGATTTACTTCTTCAGGAGATTGCTAAG GGATTGGATGCACTCGGAGTTGCTACATTGAGTTCCGCAACATCTGCTGCAGCCTCCAGATTGCCATTTGCTCTGCCATCTCCATCACCCTCATTGGATAATGAGGATGCCACTAACTTAAGAAATCTACATCGCCTTCTCCTACTTTTATCCAAGGTCCCTCAGAAGGAGGAATCATCTCCA ATTCCAGGATACAATGGAAATGGGGAGGAGATTGATGATAAAGATGAGGTTTCTCTTGTGTTATATGAAATGAGATTTCTACCAGAGTTTCTGCCAGTACTTTCTGTCATTCCTGAG CTTCCAGCAGAGTCCCAGCAACAATTTCTCCTCCTGCCAGCAGATTTAACTAATCGTGTTCTGTCTCGCGCTGTTGCAAGAACCATTAGAAGATTATTCATATGA
- the LOC102705433 gene encoding uncharacterized protein LOC102705433 isoform X2 — translation MAIVAALVAPTAATANPRGNKPLRLIAAAPPPRQWRAAAAASSSAAPGVDLKALQAAIDKKDGEEVKQALDQLRELGWAKRWSSQPYVSRRTTSLRELTTLGIKNAENLAIPSVRNDAAFLFTVVGTTGFLGVIAGQLPGDWGFFVPYLIGSISLIVLAIGSISPGLLQAAIGAFSTVFPDYQERISRHEAAHFLVAYLIGLPILGYSLDIGKEHVNLIDEQLQKLIYSGQLDQKEIDRLAVVSMAGLAAEGLEYDKVVGQSADLFTLQRFINRTRPTLTKDQQQNLTRWAVLFAASLLKNNKVAHEALMSAMSQKASVLGCIEAIENAS, via the exons ATGGCGATCGTGGCCGCCCTCGTCGCGCCCACCGCCGCGACCGCGAACCCCCGTGGTAATAAGCCCCTCAggctcatcgccgccgcgccgcctcctcggcaatggcgcgccgccgccgccgcctcctcctcggcggcgcccGGGGTGGACCTCAAGGCGCTCCAGGCCGCCATCGACAAG AaggacggcgaggaggtcAAACAGGCGCTGGACCAGCTGAGGGAGCTCGGGTGGGCCAAGCGGTGGAGCTCGCAGCCATACGTGTCGCGCCGCACG ACATCTTTGCGAGAGCTCACCACGCTTGGGATAAAGAACGCTGAGAACCTGGCGATTCCGAGTGTTAGAAATGAT GCGGCATTCTTGTTTACGGTTGTCGGTACCACTGGATTCTTAGGCGTTATTGCAGGCCAGCTCCCTGGG GATTGGGGATTTTTCGTTCCCTACTTGATTGGAAGCATCTCATTGATAGTATTGGCTATCGGAAGCATTTCTCCAGG TCTTCTGCAAGCAGCAATTGGTGCATTTTCAACCGTCTTTCCTGATTATCAGGAGAGAATTTCTAGGCATGAAGCTGCTCATTTTTTGG TTGCCTATTTGATTGGACTACCAATTCTGGGATATTCCCTGGACATTGGAAAGGAGCATGTTAACTTAATAGATGAGCAATTACAAAAGCTAATATACAGTGGGCAGCTTGATCAAAAGGAAATAGACAG GTTAGCTGTAGTGTCAATGGCAGGGCTAGCTGCTGAAGGCCTAGAATATGACAAAGTTGTTGGTCAGTCAGCAGATCTTTTCACACTTCAG AGATTCATAAACCGGACTAGGCCGACACTAACCAAGGATCAGCAGCAAAACCTTACAAGATGGGCA GTCCTATTTGCTGCATCACTTCTGAAGAACAATAAAGTGGCTCATGAAGCTCTGATGTCTGCAATGTCCCAGAAGGCCAGTGTGTTGGGCTGTATCGAAGCAATAGAGAATGCCTCTTGA
- the LOC102705433 gene encoding uncharacterized protein LOC102705433 isoform X1 has translation MAIVAALVAPTAATANPRGNKPLRLIAAAPPPRQWRAAAAASSSAAPGVDLKALQAAIDKVSASKIRTCIQKDGEEVKQALDQLRELGWAKRWSSQPYVSRRTTSLRELTTLGIKNAENLAIPSVRNDAAFLFTVVGTTGFLGVIAGQLPGDWGFFVPYLIGSISLIVLAIGSISPGLLQAAIGAFSTVFPDYQERISRHEAAHFLVAYLIGLPILGYSLDIGKEHVNLIDEQLQKLIYSGQLDQKEIDRLAVVSMAGLAAEGLEYDKVVGQSADLFTLQRFINRTRPTLTKDQQQNLTRWAVLFAASLLKNNKVAHEALMSAMSQKASVLGCIEAIENAS, from the exons ATGGCGATCGTGGCCGCCCTCGTCGCGCCCACCGCCGCGACCGCGAACCCCCGTGGTAATAAGCCCCTCAggctcatcgccgccgcgccgcctcctcggcaatggcgcgccgccgccgccgcctcctcctcggcggcgcccGGGGTGGACCTCAAGGCGCTCCAGGCCGCCATCGACAAGGTGTCCGCTTCTAAGATCCGAACATGTATCCAG AaggacggcgaggaggtcAAACAGGCGCTGGACCAGCTGAGGGAGCTCGGGTGGGCCAAGCGGTGGAGCTCGCAGCCATACGTGTCGCGCCGCACG ACATCTTTGCGAGAGCTCACCACGCTTGGGATAAAGAACGCTGAGAACCTGGCGATTCCGAGTGTTAGAAATGAT GCGGCATTCTTGTTTACGGTTGTCGGTACCACTGGATTCTTAGGCGTTATTGCAGGCCAGCTCCCTGGG GATTGGGGATTTTTCGTTCCCTACTTGATTGGAAGCATCTCATTGATAGTATTGGCTATCGGAAGCATTTCTCCAGG TCTTCTGCAAGCAGCAATTGGTGCATTTTCAACCGTCTTTCCTGATTATCAGGAGAGAATTTCTAGGCATGAAGCTGCTCATTTTTTGG TTGCCTATTTGATTGGACTACCAATTCTGGGATATTCCCTGGACATTGGAAAGGAGCATGTTAACTTAATAGATGAGCAATTACAAAAGCTAATATACAGTGGGCAGCTTGATCAAAAGGAAATAGACAG GTTAGCTGTAGTGTCAATGGCAGGGCTAGCTGCTGAAGGCCTAGAATATGACAAAGTTGTTGGTCAGTCAGCAGATCTTTTCACACTTCAG AGATTCATAAACCGGACTAGGCCGACACTAACCAAGGATCAGCAGCAAAACCTTACAAGATGGGCA GTCCTATTTGCTGCATCACTTCTGAAGAACAATAAAGTGGCTCATGAAGCTCTGATGTCTGCAATGTCCCAGAAGGCCAGTGTGTTGGGCTGTATCGAAGCAATAGAGAATGCCTCTTGA